The following proteins come from a genomic window of Gimesia sp.:
- a CDS encoding SEC-C metal-binding domain-containing protein codes for MSKRRTGFPSETQVKRGIRIVHGDKLLEEKLGRNDLCPCGSGQRFIKCCLTRGCF; via the coding sequence ATGAGCAAACGCCGCACAGGCTTCCCGTCTGAAACACAAGTCAAACGGGGCATCCGCATCGTGCATGGCGACAAGCTGCTCGAAGAAAAACTAGGTCGCAACGATTTATGCCCCTGCGGCTCAGGCCAGCGCTTCATAAAGTGCTGCCTCACGCGGGGCTGCTTTTGA
- a CDS encoding LamG domain-containing protein gives MRSTTLLLITLFIYCATGLSIELTAQEPEQVKGEYYGLKFDGRDSYVTLPHLNFTAWNTFTIEAWVKDWTGRICCEGKQGDPENSIWISIRASRHSAGWESNNGTNYSTRVDPNSVEGWDHVAMIYTGTEQVIYVNGKEVHRQNAPKPGPFVADRKFFLGAQEKWDEEQTKPAALFGKGIMRMFRVSNVVRYDKEFTPAQSFTPDANTELLLDFSKPDQTTLADVSKHKRNGTIHDAKWVLLTEE, from the coding sequence ATGCGATCTACAACTCTATTGTTGATCACGCTTTTTATCTATTGTGCCACCGGACTTTCTATAGAGTTAACTGCACAGGAACCAGAACAGGTAAAAGGCGAATACTACGGACTGAAATTTGACGGCCGAGACAGCTATGTCACTCTGCCCCATCTGAATTTCACCGCATGGAATACCTTTACCATCGAAGCCTGGGTCAAAGACTGGACCGGCCGCATCTGTTGCGAAGGTAAGCAGGGAGATCCCGAAAACAGCATCTGGATTTCCATCCGGGCCAGCCGCCATTCTGCAGGCTGGGAAAGTAACAACGGGACCAATTATTCTACCCGCGTCGACCCGAACTCGGTTGAAGGCTGGGATCATGTCGCCATGATTTATACCGGCACCGAGCAGGTCATTTACGTCAACGGCAAAGAAGTACATCGACAGAACGCCCCCAAGCCAGGCCCGTTCGTTGCAGATCGAAAATTCTTTCTCGGTGCTCAGGAAAAATGGGACGAGGAACAAACCAAGCCGGCAGCCCTGTTCGGCAAGGGAATCATGCGGATGTTTCGCGTCTCGAATGTCGTCCGTTATGACAAGGAATTTACTCCTGCTCAATCATTTACACCGGACGCGAATACAGAGCTGCTGCTCGACTTCTCAAAGCCAGACCAGACCACGCTTGCGGATGTCTCCAAACACAAACGGAACGGTACCATCCACGATGCCAAGTGGGTTCTGCTGACTGAAGAATAA
- a CDS encoding RNA ligase family protein, with translation MGSSHDQFVKYPRTPHLFGSTGTADDKRLSEQASLQFIADPSLIVEEKIDGTNVGLHFAPTGELVLQCRGHLINEGMHPQYDLFKQWAMVKRPVLEQMLEDRFILFGEWVYARHSIHYRSLPHYFFEFDIYDKVQQVFLSLACRLELLAGTGIETVPVIHTGPLARKDLETLIGQSAFDSVFDNPLTNNTDNLMEGVYLRTEAGAAVTGRSKFVRLEFVEKIKQSSHWQHQAMVPNLLSRQADIWS, from the coding sequence ATGGGCAGTTCCCACGATCAATTTGTGAAATATCCGCGGACACCTCATCTGTTCGGCTCTACGGGGACGGCAGACGACAAACGGCTCAGCGAACAGGCTTCGCTGCAGTTCATTGCCGATCCGTCTCTCATCGTGGAGGAAAAGATTGACGGCACCAACGTCGGACTCCATTTCGCTCCCACAGGAGAACTCGTTCTGCAGTGCCGGGGCCACCTGATTAACGAAGGCATGCACCCGCAATACGATCTGTTCAAACAATGGGCCATGGTCAAACGGCCGGTCCTGGAACAGATGCTGGAAGACCGGTTCATCCTGTTCGGCGAATGGGTCTACGCCCGGCACTCAATTCATTATCGCAGCCTGCCGCACTACTTCTTTGAATTTGACATTTACGATAAAGTACAACAGGTCTTTCTCAGCCTTGCCTGTCGACTGGAACTGCTCGCAGGCACCGGCATCGAAACGGTCCCCGTGATCCATACCGGCCCGCTGGCACGCAAAGACCTGGAGACGCTGATTGGCCAGTCTGCCTTTGACAGTGTCTTTGACAATCCACTTACCAACAACACGGACAACCTGATGGAAGGCGTTTATCTCCGCACCGAAGCGGGCGCAGCCGTCACCGGCAGGTCCAAATTTGTCCGTCTCGAATTTGTAGAAAAAATCAAACAGAGCAGCCACTGGCAACACCAGGCCATGGTTCCCAACCTGCTCTCCAGACAGGCAGATATCTGGTCATGA
- a CDS encoding nucleotidyltransferase domain-containing protein yields MNFDPRLEQQLKEHPYPLLFATISGSHIYGFPSPDSDYDLRGVHILPLETVIGLKEGQVTVERSRVDDGLEIDLVTHDVGKFFQLMLKKNGYVLEQLLSPLVLQTTPEYEELKALAPGCVTKYHAYHYLGFAATQWKLFQKEDPPRVKPLLYVYRVLLTGLHLMRTGELEPNLILLNEESRLSYIPELIERKLEGSERSTLDAADMEFHRREYQRLVGELEQAMETTSLPEKPSSGDALNDLLVRIRLAQRIES; encoded by the coding sequence GTGAACTTCGATCCCCGACTTGAACAACAGCTTAAGGAACATCCTTATCCCCTGCTGTTCGCTACCATCAGCGGATCACATATTTATGGCTTTCCTTCTCCTGATTCTGATTACGATCTCCGCGGCGTACACATACTGCCGCTGGAGACCGTCATCGGTCTGAAAGAAGGTCAGGTCACGGTGGAGCGTTCGCGTGTCGATGACGGCCTGGAAATCGATCTGGTCACACACGATGTGGGCAAGTTCTTTCAACTCATGCTCAAAAAGAATGGTTACGTGCTGGAGCAACTGCTCTCGCCGCTGGTTCTGCAGACCACTCCCGAGTATGAAGAGCTGAAAGCACTGGCGCCCGGCTGTGTGACGAAGTATCACGCATACCATTATCTGGGTTTCGCAGCCACACAGTGGAAACTGTTCCAGAAGGAAGATCCGCCCCGGGTCAAGCCCCTGCTCTACGTATATCGGGTCCTGCTCACCGGTCTGCATCTGATGCGCACTGGCGAACTGGAACCGAACCTGATCCTGTTGAATGAAGAATCGCGGTTATCCTACATCCCCGAGCTGATCGAACGCAAGCTGGAAGGTTCTGAACGTTCCACGCTGGATGCCGCCGACATGGAGTTCCATAGACGCGAATACCAGCGGCTTGTAGGCGAACTGGAACAGGCGATGGAAACCACCAGCCTGCCCGAAAAGCCAAGTTCGGGTGATGCGTTAAATGACCTGCTGGTCCGGATCCGTCTGGCTCAGCGCATAGAATCCTGA
- a CDS encoding nucleotidyltransferase domain-containing protein, which produces MNKRVHYQPNLIYSDGTQVVTVRDIIGPNGRTQHPRGSVGVVVRAPRDLDHSYRVKFPDGVEVALKADELTLLAQFKEGEIGNSEINANRSDLFSRVIFKCIIGSRAFGLEDEQSDTDYRGVYLPPAELQWSLYGVPEQLDCHETQETYWELQKFLVLALKANPNVLECLYTPLVEQVTPLGRELLDLREIFLTRIVYQTYNGYVMSQFKKMQTDIKNQGKVKWKHVMHLIRLLISGVTLLREGYVVVDVGPQREQLLAIKRGEVPWDETEKWRKSLHKEFEQALEQTRLPARPDYETANNYLIKARRLATQEVLP; this is translated from the coding sequence ATGAACAAGCGCGTCCACTATCAGCCGAACCTGATCTATTCTGACGGCACACAGGTGGTCACAGTCCGGGATATCATCGGGCCGAACGGTCGTACTCAGCATCCGCGGGGATCGGTTGGTGTGGTAGTGCGTGCGCCGCGTGATCTGGATCACTCGTATCGCGTTAAGTTTCCCGATGGTGTCGAAGTCGCCCTCAAAGCAGACGAGCTGACACTGCTCGCTCAATTCAAAGAGGGGGAGATCGGCAACAGCGAGATCAACGCAAACCGTAGCGACCTGTTCTCCCGCGTGATCTTCAAGTGCATCATTGGCTCCCGGGCCTTTGGTCTTGAGGATGAGCAGTCCGACACCGATTATCGCGGCGTCTACCTGCCGCCCGCGGAACTGCAGTGGTCGCTGTACGGTGTTCCCGAACAGTTGGACTGCCACGAAACGCAGGAAACCTACTGGGAGCTGCAGAAGTTTCTGGTCCTGGCTTTGAAAGCGAACCCGAACGTCCTGGAGTGCCTCTATACTCCCCTGGTCGAACAGGTCACGCCCCTCGGCCGGGAACTGCTGGATCTGCGGGAAATCTTTCTGACGCGCATCGTCTATCAGACCTACAACGGTTATGTGATGTCGCAGTTCAAAAAGATGCAGACCGATATCAAGAACCAGGGGAAGGTCAAATGGAAACATGTGATGCACCTGATCCGGCTGTTGATCTCGGGAGTCACCCTCCTGCGTGAAGGCTATGTCGTCGTCGACGTGGGACCACAGCGGGAGCAGCTGTTGGCCATCAAGCGGGGAGAAGTCCCCTGGGACGAAACCGAGAAATGGCGGAAGAGCCTGCACAAGGAATTTGAACAGGCGCTGGAGCAGACCAGACTACCGGCCCGCCCCGATTATGAAACTGCGAATAATTATCTCATCAAAGCGCGTCGACTGGCGACGCAGGAGGTACTGCCGTGA
- a CDS encoding polynucleotide kinase-phosphatase yields MDISIPKLSLVVLVGPSGAGKSTFARKHFLPTEVISSDLCRGMISDDENDQNVTKEAFELLGYIVSQRLKAGRLTVVDATNVQQEARAQWVELARKYHFLPVAIVLNLSEKICHARNQERPDRSFGSHVVRNQRSQLKRNLKRLRREGFRYVFEMNSVEQIDVARLERVPLWNDRREEQGPFDIIGDIHGCCDELELLLKELGYAQTSVEEPEPLWGDACYAHPEGRKVVFLGDLVDRGPRSLDTVRIVRNMVQQGTALCVPGNHDMKLLRKLKGKDVKLTHGLAETVSEIEAMPTETREPFCQALAEFLDSLISHFVLDQGKLVVAHAGMTEDLQGRGSGKVRSFALYGETTGETDEFGFPLRYNWAAEYRGAAHVVYGHTPVPDPEWLNRTVNIDTGCVFGGRLTALRYPEKEFISVPAKEVYCEYAKPMYRDTDAASQTAQQQYDDLLDLQDVTGKRFIRTRLQTNITIREENATAALEVMSRFAANPKWLIYLPPTMSPPETSTEPGLLEHPAEAFAYFRNQGVPQVICEEKHMGSRAVVVVCRDQETARQRFGVQEAERGIVYTRTGRRFFNQSELEAAFLERVRQALSAADFWNEFQTDWACFDCELMPWSAKAQALLQSQYAAVGAAGKAALPPVVAALEQATARLTADEASYAAEIASHFRHRETAIEEFVRAYRHYCWPVETLDDLKLAPFHLLATEGRVHIDQNHDWHMQTIARICAQDEKLLLATPSLKVDLTDNDSVQSGIDWWSGLTGTGGEGMVVKPLEWVQRGPKGLVQPAIKCRGKEYLRIIYGPDYDAEENLTRLRKRGLHRKRSLAQREFALGIEALERFVNREPLRRVHECVFGVLALESEPVDPRL; encoded by the coding sequence ATGGACATCTCAATCCCCAAACTCTCACTCGTCGTGCTCGTCGGCCCCAGCGGGGCGGGCAAAAGTACGTTTGCGCGAAAACACTTTCTGCCGACCGAAGTCATCTCTTCCGATTTATGCCGGGGGATGATCAGCGATGACGAAAACGACCAGAATGTCACGAAGGAAGCCTTCGAACTGCTGGGTTACATCGTCTCCCAACGCCTGAAAGCAGGACGGCTGACCGTCGTCGACGCCACCAACGTCCAGCAGGAGGCCCGCGCGCAGTGGGTCGAACTGGCACGGAAGTACCACTTTCTGCCGGTCGCTATCGTGCTTAACCTGTCCGAAAAGATCTGCCATGCACGGAACCAGGAACGTCCCGACCGTTCATTTGGATCTCACGTGGTCCGCAATCAGCGTTCGCAGTTAAAACGTAATCTGAAACGACTCCGTCGCGAGGGTTTTCGTTATGTGTTTGAAATGAACTCGGTCGAACAGATCGACGTTGCCCGCCTGGAACGCGTTCCCCTCTGGAACGACCGTCGTGAGGAACAGGGCCCTTTCGACATCATCGGCGATATTCATGGCTGCTGCGACGAACTGGAACTGCTGCTCAAAGAGTTGGGTTATGCCCAGACCTCCGTTGAGGAACCAGAGCCCCTGTGGGGCGATGCCTGTTATGCGCATCCCGAGGGTCGCAAGGTTGTCTTTCTCGGCGATCTGGTCGACCGGGGTCCGCGTTCGCTGGATACGGTCCGGATTGTACGCAACATGGTCCAGCAGGGGACGGCACTCTGCGTGCCCGGCAACCATGACATGAAGCTGCTCCGCAAGCTGAAAGGGAAAGATGTCAAACTGACGCACGGACTCGCAGAGACGGTCTCTGAAATCGAAGCCATGCCAACAGAGACGCGGGAACCGTTCTGCCAGGCGCTGGCCGAATTCCTCGACAGCCTGATCAGTCATTTCGTGCTGGATCAAGGTAAACTGGTCGTCGCCCATGCTGGTATGACAGAAGACCTGCAGGGACGGGGCTCGGGTAAGGTCCGTTCGTTCGCCCTTTACGGCGAGACGACAGGCGAAACCGACGAATTTGGCTTTCCGCTGCGCTATAACTGGGCCGCCGAATACCGGGGCGCTGCGCATGTAGTCTACGGTCATACTCCTGTTCCCGATCCGGAGTGGCTCAACCGGACCGTCAACATCGACACAGGCTGTGTCTTTGGTGGTCGCCTGACGGCACTCCGCTATCCGGAAAAAGAGTTCATTTCCGTACCGGCGAAAGAAGTCTACTGCGAATACGCCAAACCCATGTATCGGGATACGGATGCAGCATCACAAACTGCTCAGCAGCAGTACGACGACCTGCTCGACCTGCAGGATGTTACCGGTAAGCGGTTTATCAGAACGCGTCTGCAGACGAACATCACCATTCGCGAGGAGAACGCGACCGCGGCCCTGGAGGTCATGAGCCGCTTCGCCGCCAATCCGAAATGGCTGATCTACCTGCCACCGACGATGTCGCCGCCGGAAACCTCCACGGAACCGGGACTGCTGGAACATCCGGCTGAAGCATTTGCGTATTTTCGCAACCAGGGAGTCCCCCAGGTGATCTGCGAAGAAAAGCACATGGGTTCGCGGGCCGTGGTTGTCGTCTGTCGCGATCAGGAAACAGCCCGCCAGCGGTTCGGCGTGCAGGAAGCAGAACGCGGCATCGTTTACACACGGACGGGGCGGCGTTTCTTCAATCAGTCTGAACTGGAAGCCGCCTTCCTGGAACGGGTCCGTCAGGCATTGAGTGCCGCCGACTTCTGGAATGAGTTCCAGACGGACTGGGCCTGCTTCGACTGCGAACTGATGCCCTGGTCGGCCAAAGCCCAGGCGCTGCTGCAGTCGCAGTACGCAGCCGTGGGTGCCGCGGGAAAAGCAGCGTTACCCCCGGTCGTCGCTGCACTGGAACAGGCAACAGCACGACTGACTGCCGACGAAGCCTCGTATGCTGCAGAAATCGCAAGCCACTTCCGTCATCGGGAAACTGCGATCGAGGAATTCGTGCGCGCCTATCGCCACTATTGCTGGCCCGTGGAAACACTGGATGACTTGAAGCTGGCTCCGTTTCACCTGCTGGCCACCGAGGGCAGAGTTCACATCGACCAGAATCATGACTGGCACATGCAGACCATTGCACGCATCTGTGCGCAAGATGAGAAACTGCTGCTGGCAACGCCATCGTTGAAAGTCGACCTGACCGACAATGACAGCGTGCAGTCCGGCATCGACTGGTGGTCGGGGTTGACAGGCACGGGAGGAGAAGGGATGGTGGTCAAACCCCTGGAATGGGTCCAGCGGGGGCCCAAAGGACTGGTACAGCCCGCAATCAAGTGCCGGGGGAAAGAGTATCTGCGGATTATCTATGGTCCGGATTACGACGCGGAAGAAAATCTGACTCGCCTGCGTAAACGGGGTCTACACCGCAAACGATCGCTGGCACAGCGTGAATTCGCCTTGGGCATTGAAGCCCTGGAACGATTTGTGAACCGGGAACCGCTCAGGCGGGTCCATGAATGTGTGTTCGGGGTGCTGGCTTTGGAAAGTGAGCCGGTCGATCCCCGACTGTAA
- a CDS encoding DUF6193 family natural product biosynthesis protein — MTDPHYPELTATDSLALLLCQKLGETDIMLRVVPYQESIKNPSLAPDEQSVLLKYSRWNVTFANTERSIYLTCAADRRLFTCHCSEYEIPRARLQTSHLEEVAHLFRLWVLQQMDSADLAHARGVGSVQVFPRISAHKVVDERWAKYDTHLADDPLGLNLFDFYQVAKATPELRQLFPFTSMWNLCFSRCTHYPFTRDCPHVRAKQKFKSHAVVPGYYEVFLRERYLGEGPAVIAARIVVRYLPRNCGPALLCTETNFQYFSEPL, encoded by the coding sequence ATGACAGATCCGCATTATCCCGAACTGACGGCTACCGATAGCCTGGCCTTGCTCCTGTGTCAGAAACTGGGCGAGACAGACATCATGCTGCGCGTCGTTCCCTACCAGGAAAGCATAAAAAACCCCTCTCTAGCCCCCGATGAGCAGAGCGTTTTGCTCAAGTATTCCCGTTGGAACGTCACTTTCGCAAACACAGAACGCTCGATCTATCTGACCTGCGCTGCAGACAGACGCTTATTTACCTGTCATTGCAGCGAATACGAAATCCCCAGGGCGCGACTGCAGACGTCACATCTCGAAGAAGTGGCTCATCTGTTCCGGCTCTGGGTACTGCAACAGATGGATTCTGCAGATCTGGCGCATGCACGCGGCGTCGGTTCGGTACAGGTCTTCCCCCGCATATCGGCACACAAAGTTGTCGATGAGCGATGGGCCAAATATGACACGCATCTCGCTGATGATCCCCTCGGCTTGAACCTGTTTGATTTTTATCAGGTCGCAAAAGCCACCCCGGAGTTGCGACAACTCTTCCCCTTTACCAGCATGTGGAACTTATGTTTCAGCCGCTGCACACATTACCCATTCACCCGGGATTGTCCGCACGTCAGAGCCAAACAGAAATTCAAGTCTCATGCAGTGGTCCCGGGTTACTACGAGGTATTTCTACGGGAACGCTATCTGGGAGAAGGTCCCGCGGTCATCGCAGCGCGGATTGTCGTACGCTATCTACCCCGCAACTGTGGCCCCGCCCTGTTATGCACCGAAACGAACTTTCAATATTTCAGCGAACCCCTCTGA
- a CDS encoding arsenate reductase ArsC has translation MKRVLVLCTGNSCRSQMAEELWEFLGQGEWEAESAGSKPSGYVHPLAIEAMRELDIDLSENTSKHLDQFTEQQFDLVVTVCDNAKESCPVFSGATQTLHWPFDDPADATGTDEEKMKTFRRVRDEIKTKIQAFLADESA, from the coding sequence ATGAAACGCGTATTAGTGTTATGTACCGGTAACTCCTGTCGTTCCCAGATGGCCGAAGAGCTCTGGGAGTTTTTAGGGCAAGGAGAGTGGGAGGCGGAGTCGGCTGGTTCGAAGCCTTCGGGTTATGTGCATCCCCTGGCGATCGAAGCGATGCGGGAACTGGACATTGATCTGTCAGAGAATACCAGTAAGCATCTCGATCAGTTTACCGAACAACAGTTCGACCTGGTGGTGACGGTCTGTGATAACGCAAAAGAATCCTGCCCGGTTTTCTCGGGAGCGACCCAAACCCTGCACTGGCCGTTTGATGATCCCGCTGATGCGACGGGAACCGATGAAGAAAAAATGAAAACATTCCGTCGTGTGCGGGATGAAATCAAAACCAAAATCCAGGCCTTTCTGGCCGACGAATCTGCTTAG
- a CDS encoding 3' terminal RNA ribose 2'-O-methyltransferase Hen1 produces the protein MLLSITTTHQPASDLSYLLHKHPDRFQSFKLSFGNAHLFYPTVSEEKCTACLLLDVDPVGMVRGKGHQQSFLLDQYVNDRPYVASSFMSVTLSQVLGSALNGRCKDRPELVSTPIPLTVQIAVLPVRGGEDLIREIFEPLGYEVAIQSYPLDEQFPDWGESPCYSVTLTGTKTLSELLNHLYVLIPVFDNRKHYFVGENELEKLLEKGAGWLADHPLKDQISRRYLKFKPSLYLTALARLVDETETEDPELENENDETAEEPLDKAVPLNQQRLGSVMAVLRASGAQSVLDLGCGEGKLLRELLSDRQFEQIVGLDISVRSLEIAAKRLKLKRLPERQAQRVKLLHGSLTYRDRRLEGFDAAALVEVIEHLDPSRLAALERMLFEFARPKTVVLTTPNREYNVMWETLPADQLRHADHRFEWTRSEFQTWATGIADQFGYAVRFLPVGPEDKAVGAPTQMGVFERNE, from the coding sequence ATGCTCTTATCTATCACAACGACACATCAACCCGCCAGTGATCTGAGCTACCTGCTCCACAAACACCCGGACCGCTTTCAGAGCTTTAAACTGAGTTTCGGCAACGCTCACCTGTTTTATCCTACGGTTTCCGAAGAAAAATGCACCGCCTGCCTGCTGCTGGACGTCGATCCGGTGGGGATGGTCCGCGGCAAAGGACATCAGCAGTCGTTCCTGCTCGACCAGTACGTCAACGATCGGCCTTATGTCGCTTCGTCTTTCATGAGTGTCACCCTTTCACAGGTCCTGGGATCCGCGCTTAACGGGCGCTGCAAGGATCGTCCGGAACTGGTCAGCACGCCGATTCCACTTACGGTACAGATCGCCGTCCTCCCCGTACGCGGCGGCGAAGATCTGATTCGCGAAATCTTCGAACCACTGGGTTACGAAGTCGCCATCCAGTCTTATCCACTGGATGAACAGTTCCCGGACTGGGGCGAGAGTCCCTGTTATTCCGTCACACTGACAGGTACGAAAACACTTTCGGAACTGCTCAACCACCTCTACGTCCTGATTCCGGTCTTCGACAACCGCAAACATTACTTCGTCGGCGAGAACGAACTGGAAAAGCTATTAGAGAAAGGGGCGGGCTGGCTGGCCGACCATCCTCTGAAAGACCAGATCAGTCGTCGCTACCTGAAGTTTAAACCGAGCCTGTACCTCACAGCCCTGGCACGTCTGGTCGACGAAACCGAGACCGAAGATCCGGAACTGGAAAACGAAAATGATGAAACAGCAGAAGAACCTCTCGACAAAGCGGTTCCGCTGAACCAGCAGCGACTAGGCAGCGTAATGGCCGTCCTGCGGGCTTCCGGTGCGCAAAGTGTGCTCGACCTGGGCTGTGGCGAAGGAAAGCTGCTCCGCGAACTGCTGTCCGATCGACAGTTCGAACAGATCGTCGGTCTGGATATCTCGGTGCGCTCGCTGGAGATCGCTGCGAAACGTCTCAAACTGAAACGGCTGCCGGAACGACAGGCGCAACGGGTGAAGCTGCTGCACGGCTCGCTCACTTACCGCGATCGTCGGCTCGAAGGTTTCGACGCCGCGGCCCTGGTTGAAGTGATTGAACACCTCGATCCGTCCCGCCTGGCGGCGCTGGAACGGATGCTGTTTGAATTCGCTCGCCCGAAAACCGTCGTGCTCACCACACCGAACCGGGAATATAATGTGATGTGGGAAACCCTGCCCGCCGACCAGCTGCGTCACGCCGACCACCGGTTCGAATGGACGCGGTCCGAATTCCAGACATGGGCCACCGGCATTGCAGATCAATTCGGTTACGCTGTCCGCTTCCTGCCCGTTGGTCCGGAAGACAAAGCGGTGGGTGCACCCACACAAATGGGAGTGTTTGAACGTAATGAGTAA
- a CDS encoding AAA family ATPase: MNWQTLTTSTLDEILNWAATQPWCQAMSDCAQDARWHAEGDVWTHTQLVCRQLPQLTEWSGLSNREQSILIFTALLHDAAKPLTTQLDPETGRLRSPKHAVKGEYLARNVLRDLDCDLETREIICRLVRYHGRPAFLLEKPNPEQEVIFLSWLVNHRLLYLFALTDTRGRTTDSMSRPEEHLRFWKMIAEEQHCFDQPYPFANDQARFLFYHSPEPNVHYVPHEEFNGTVTMLSGLPGAGKDTWLSRHHTDLPVVSLDDVRDDLGVEPTDNQGEVAQLARERCRELLRNKADFAFNATNLTRQIRKRWLQLFADYGARIELIYLEPPLETILKQNRQRPQPVPENVIRRLAEKVEPPTLTEAHTVTYNAH, from the coding sequence ATGAACTGGCAGACACTGACAACATCGACTCTGGATGAGATCCTGAACTGGGCTGCCACGCAGCCCTGGTGCCAGGCGATGTCGGACTGCGCGCAGGATGCCCGGTGGCACGCCGAAGGGGATGTCTGGACGCATACCCAACTCGTCTGCCGCCAGTTGCCCCAACTGACTGAGTGGTCTGGCTTATCAAACCGGGAACAGTCCATTCTGATCTTCACCGCACTCCTGCACGACGCCGCCAAACCGCTGACCACGCAACTCGATCCCGAAACCGGCCGACTGCGTTCGCCCAAACATGCCGTGAAGGGAGAATACCTGGCGCGAAATGTTCTGCGCGATCTGGACTGCGACCTGGAAACCCGCGAAATCATCTGCCGGCTGGTCCGCTATCATGGTCGTCCCGCTTTTCTGCTGGAAAAACCGAATCCGGAGCAGGAAGTCATTTTCCTCTCCTGGCTGGTCAACCATCGACTGCTCTACCTGTTCGCCCTGACCGACACCCGCGGACGAACCACCGACAGCATGTCGCGTCCCGAAGAACATCTGCGGTTCTGGAAAATGATCGCCGAGGAACAGCACTGCTTCGATCAACCCTACCCGTTCGCCAATGATCAGGCGCGCTTCCTGTTTTATCACTCACCCGAACCGAACGTGCATTATGTGCCTCATGAAGAGTTCAACGGCACGGTCACCATGCTCTCCGGCCTGCCCGGCGCAGGGAAAGACACGTGGCTCTCACGGCACCACACGGATCTGCCCGTCGTCTCGCTGGATGACGTGCGCGATGACCTGGGGGTTGAGCCAACAGACAACCAGGGAGAAGTGGCACAACTCGCCCGGGAACGCTGTCGCGAACTCTTACGGAACAAGGCTGATTTCGCTTTCAACGCCACCAACCTGACCCGGCAGATCAGAAAACGCTGGCTGCAGCTCTTTGCCGACTACGGTGCCCGCATCGAACTGATCTACCTGGAACCGCCGCTGGAGACGATATTGAAACAGAATCGCCAGCGTCCTCAGCCGGTCCCGGAAAATGTCATACGACGCCTGGCAGAAAAAGTCGAACCTCCCACACTGACCGAGGCTCATACAGTGACTTACAATGCACATTGA
- a CDS encoding ArsI/CadI family heavy metal resistance metalloenzyme: MTQESAVDFPGNFRVHVALTVSDLAQSKKFYELLLGVAPSKERPRYAKFEPVDPSVNLTLNEVDGDVTVEGGSAHFGVQVKSVAEVHAAIERFQAAGIKTITEEATTCCYAVQDKVWAVDPDGHKWEVFVVLKADAKDELYAQSGCCGPEMVNLTDCNQSQAD; encoded by the coding sequence ATGACTCAGGAATCAGCTGTCGACTTTCCGGGTAATTTCCGTGTGCATGTCGCCTTGACGGTTTCCGATCTGGCGCAGTCAAAAAAGTTTTACGAACTGCTGCTGGGGGTGGCCCCCAGCAAGGAACGTCCACGGTATGCGAAATTTGAACCGGTGGATCCTTCGGTAAATCTGACCCTGAATGAAGTAGATGGGGACGTCACCGTTGAAGGGGGTTCGGCTCACTTTGGGGTCCAGGTGAAATCCGTAGCGGAAGTGCATGCTGCCATCGAACGGTTTCAGGCCGCCGGGATTAAAACCATTACGGAAGAGGCGACGACCTGTTGTTATGCTGTGCAGGACAAAGTCTGGGCCGTGGATCCCGATGGTCATAAGTGGGAAGTGTTCGTCGTGTTGAAAGCAGATGCGAAAGATGAACTCTACGCACAGTCGGGCTGCTGTGGTCCGGAGATGGTGAATTTGACGGACTGCAACCAGTCGCAGGCAGACTGA